Proteins found in one Pseudomonas sp. P8_241 genomic segment:
- a CDS encoding enoyl-CoA hydratase produces the protein MHSSDSEFIVRQDNAVYETDTPVLYSVAEGIATLTLNRPTFNNAQNSQMTYALDACFRQAVNDDSVKVIVLRGNGKHFSAGHDIGTPGRDIDKPFERAHLWWDHTNKPGGEQLYAREQEVYLGMCRRWRELPKPTIAMVHGACVAGGLMLAWVCDLIVASDDAFFQDPVVRMGIPGVEYFAHPYEMNPRIAKEFLFTGDRMSANRAWQVGMVNRLVSREELESTTYALAAGIARQPRMGLALTKQAINHVEDLQGKRTAMDAVFAWHHFAHAHNELLSGDKLGGFDAKGMARANKQAEEKNQ, from the coding sequence AACGCCGTCTACGAGACGGACACCCCGGTGCTGTACAGCGTGGCCGAGGGCATCGCCACGCTGACGCTGAACCGGCCGACCTTCAACAACGCGCAAAACTCGCAGATGACCTATGCCCTGGATGCCTGCTTTCGCCAGGCGGTGAATGACGACAGCGTCAAGGTCATCGTCCTGCGCGGCAACGGCAAGCATTTCTCGGCGGGCCACGATATCGGCACCCCGGGGCGTGATATCGACAAGCCGTTCGAGCGCGCGCACCTGTGGTGGGATCACACCAATAAACCTGGTGGCGAGCAGCTGTACGCCCGCGAGCAGGAGGTGTACCTGGGCATGTGCCGACGCTGGCGTGAATTGCCCAAGCCGACCATCGCCATGGTCCATGGCGCGTGTGTCGCGGGAGGGCTGATGCTGGCCTGGGTGTGCGATCTGATCGTCGCCAGCGACGACGCCTTCTTCCAGGACCCGGTGGTGCGCATGGGCATTCCGGGGGTGGAGTATTTTGCCCATCCCTATGAAATGAACCCGCGCATCGCCAAGGAATTCCTGTTCACCGGTGACCGCATGAGCGCCAACCGGGCCTGGCAGGTGGGCATGGTCAACCGTCTGGTATCACGCGAGGAACTGGAGTCGACGACCTATGCCCTGGCCGCCGGTATCGCCCGCCAGCCACGCATGGGCCTGGCCCTGACCAAGCAGGCGATCAACCACGTCGAGGACCTGCAAGGCAAGCGCACGGCAATGGATGCCGTGTTCGCCTGGCACCACTTTGCCCATGCCCATAACGAGCTGTTGTCCGGCGACAAACTCGGTGGTTTCGACGCCAAGGGCATGGCGCGGGCCAACAAGCAGGCCGAGGAAAAAAACCAATGA
- a CDS encoding enoyl-CoA hydratase family protein, whose product MNQAFTTQLNQGIAELVIAKPPVNALDSQEWLALAQQIETLGANPEVRVIVIRAEGRGFCAGVDIKELDKHPERIIEVNAGNYATFKAVHRNPVPVIVAVHGFVLGGGIGITGAADIVVASDCATFALPEVDRGAMGGGAHLQRLFPVQKVRYLFFTGDSISAPDALQYGFIERIVPKDQLRETALGIAAKIAEKSPGMIRIAKEALNGIEDGNLEDKYRWEQGFTMQAYSSPDSAETRRAFVEKRDAKF is encoded by the coding sequence GTGAACCAGGCATTTACCACACAACTCAATCAGGGGATCGCTGAACTGGTGATCGCCAAACCACCGGTCAATGCCCTCGATAGCCAGGAATGGCTCGCTCTGGCGCAACAGATCGAAACCCTCGGCGCCAATCCCGAGGTGCGGGTGATTGTGATCCGTGCCGAAGGCCGGGGCTTTTGCGCCGGTGTCGATATCAAGGAACTGGACAAGCATCCGGAGCGGATCATCGAGGTCAACGCTGGCAACTACGCCACCTTCAAGGCCGTGCACCGCAATCCGGTGCCGGTGATTGTCGCGGTGCACGGGTTTGTCCTGGGTGGTGGCATCGGCATCACCGGAGCGGCGGACATCGTCGTTGCCTCCGACTGCGCGACCTTCGCCCTGCCGGAAGTCGACCGTGGCGCCATGGGCGGCGGTGCGCATCTGCAGCGCCTGTTCCCGGTGCAAAAGGTCCGCTACCTGTTCTTTACCGGCGACAGCATCAGTGCACCGGATGCCCTGCAATACGGCTTTATCGAGCGCATCGTGCCCAAGGACCAACTGCGTGAAACCGCCCTGGGCATCGCGGCGAAGATCGCCGAAAAAAGCCCCGGCATGATCCGCATTGCCAAGGAAGCCTTGAACGGCATCGAAGACGGCAACCTGGAAGACAAATACCGCTGGGAGCAGGGCTTCACCATGCAGGCCTATAGCAGCCCGGACTCCGCGGAAACGCGCCGGGCCTTCGTCGAAAAACGCGACGCCAAGTTCTGA
- a CDS encoding NAD(P)H-dependent flavin oxidoreductase: MNRWLETPLTEALGCRYPIVQTAMGWVADANLVIATTQAGGFGFLAGATITADALEGEIRKVIDATGGSNFGLNFHMFQDNAAQCVDLAIKYRLRAVSYGRGPDKQTIARFKAAKVLCIPTVGALKHALKAVELGADLITIQGGEGGGHTGGVPSSILLPQVLAAVKVPVIAAGGYSTGRGLASVLAAGGVGIAMGTRFLMTRESPTPAATLEHYLKVNDPQQVRVTTAVDGMRHRMIENRFINRLEQAGAFGRLRIALGSAWQWKQQTGMSLGHMASVFFRALREDPSQLSQVVMAANQPVLLQRSMVDGAPDEGILSSGQVAAAIGELLSCREVIEGIASEAQQCLDALLTRSQTHPSNQPVSIGEPL; the protein is encoded by the coding sequence ATGAACCGCTGGCTCGAGACGCCGCTGACCGAGGCCCTCGGTTGCCGTTACCCGATTGTGCAAACCGCCATGGGCTGGGTCGCCGACGCCAACCTGGTGATCGCCACGACACAGGCAGGGGGCTTCGGTTTCCTGGCCGGTGCGACCATTACGGCCGATGCGCTGGAAGGTGAGATCCGCAAGGTCATCGATGCCACCGGCGGCAGCAATTTCGGGCTCAATTTCCATATGTTCCAGGACAACGCCGCGCAGTGCGTCGACCTGGCGATCAAGTACCGCTTGCGCGCCGTGAGCTACGGACGCGGCCCCGACAAACAAACGATCGCCCGCTTCAAGGCAGCCAAGGTGTTGTGCATTCCCACCGTCGGCGCCTTGAAGCATGCGCTCAAGGCGGTGGAGTTGGGCGCCGACCTGATCACCATCCAGGGCGGCGAGGGCGGCGGCCATACCGGCGGTGTGCCCAGCTCGATCCTGCTGCCCCAGGTGCTGGCGGCGGTCAAGGTGCCGGTGATCGCCGCCGGAGGATATTCCACTGGCCGAGGGCTGGCCTCGGTGCTGGCTGCCGGTGGTGTCGGCATCGCCATGGGCACGCGATTTCTGATGACCCGCGAATCGCCGACGCCGGCCGCGACACTGGAACATTACTTGAAGGTCAACGATCCGCAGCAGGTGCGCGTGACCACCGCGGTCGATGGCATGCGCCACCGCATGATCGAAAACCGCTTCATCAATCGTCTGGAGCAGGCGGGCGCCTTCGGTCGCCTGCGCATTGCCCTGGGCAGCGCCTGGCAGTGGAAGCAGCAAACCGGCATGAGCCTGGGGCACATGGCCTCGGTATTTTTCCGGGCATTGCGTGAAGACCCCTCGCAACTGTCGCAAGTGGTGATGGCCGCCAACCAGCCGGTGTTGTTGCAGCGCTCGATGGTCGATGGCGCCCCGGACGAGGGGATCCTGTCCAGCGGCCAGGTGGCGGCGGCCATCGGTGAATTGCTCAGTTGTCGTGAAGTCATCGAAGGCATCGCCAGTGAGGCCCAGCAATGCCTGGACGCGCTCCTGACACGCAGCCAGACCCATCCCTCGAACCAACCCGTCAGTATTGGAGAGCCCCTGTGA
- a CDS encoding acyl-CoA dehydrogenase family protein, translating into MDLTYTPKQNAFRAEVRAWLAANLPSEPFASYDSREGFEQHRAWEAKLFESRWSMVMWPAELGGRGSDLIEWLIFEEEYYGAGAPMRINQNGQLLLGPTLMEFGTEEQKQRFLPRMAESLDMWAQGWSEPNAGSDMAAITSKAVLDGDHYVINGQKTWSSRANFADWLFGLFRSEPGSARHHGLSFIMVPLNTPGVSIRPIKALNGKESFAEVFFDDVRVPVNNLIGAQGQGWHVAMATAGFERGLLLRSPARFQCTARKLVELYKAHRVSADRDPGLRDAVLDTWMCAEAYAMSAYYTVGRLSRGEQIGAESSINKIIWSELDLKMHETAMRILGTRGELVAKGAEAGDAAGWLEGFLFAQSGPIYAGTNEIQRNIIAERMLGLPK; encoded by the coding sequence ATGGACCTGACATATACCCCCAAGCAAAACGCCTTTCGCGCCGAAGTCCGGGCCTGGCTGGCGGCCAATCTGCCAAGTGAGCCCTTTGCCAGCTACGACAGTCGCGAAGGTTTTGAACAGCACCGCGCCTGGGAGGCCAAGCTGTTCGAAAGCCGCTGGTCGATGGTGATGTGGCCCGCCGAACTGGGCGGTCGCGGCAGCGACTTGATCGAGTGGCTGATCTTCGAGGAAGAGTATTACGGCGCCGGTGCACCGATGCGCATCAACCAGAACGGCCAACTGTTGCTGGGCCCGACGTTGATGGAGTTTGGCACCGAGGAGCAGAAGCAGCGCTTCTTGCCACGCATGGCCGAAAGCCTGGACATGTGGGCGCAAGGCTGGTCGGAGCCCAACGCCGGTTCCGACATGGCGGCGATCACCAGCAAGGCGGTGCTCGACGGCGACCATTACGTGATCAACGGGCAGAAGACCTGGTCAAGCCGGGCCAACTTCGCCGACTGGCTGTTTGGCCTGTTCCGCAGCGAGCCGGGTTCGGCTCGTCATCACGGCCTGTCGTTCATCATGGTGCCGCTCAATACGCCAGGGGTGAGCATTCGCCCGATCAAGGCACTCAACGGCAAAGAGTCCTTCGCCGAGGTGTTTTTCGATGACGTCCGGGTCCCCGTGAACAACCTCATCGGTGCCCAGGGGCAGGGCTGGCACGTAGCAATGGCGACCGCCGGCTTCGAGCGTGGTCTGCTGCTGCGGTCACCAGCGCGCTTCCAGTGCACGGCACGCAAACTGGTTGAATTGTACAAGGCCCACCGCGTCAGTGCCGACCGTGACCCTGGCCTGCGCGATGCCGTGCTGGACACCTGGATGTGCGCCGAGGCCTATGCGATGTCGGCCTATTACACGGTGGGACGTTTGAGCCGGGGCGAGCAGATCGGCGCCGAATCGAGCATCAACAAGATCATTTGGTCGGAGCTCGACCTGAAGATGCACGAGACCGCCATGCGCATTCTCGGCACACGCGGCGAGCTGGTGGCAAAGGGCGCGGAAGCGGGCGATGCGGCGGGCTGGCTGGAGGGCTTCCTGTTTGCCCAGTCCGGGCCGATCTACGCCGGCACCAACGAAATCCAGCGCAACATCATCGCCGAGCGCATGCTCGGTTTGCCGAAATAA
- a CDS encoding SDR family oxidoreductase, with amino-acid sequence MAMCADRTVIITGAGGGLGRAYALAFAAQGANVLVNDIRAEAAEDVAGEIRANGGQAIANSDDITTLATAQHIVDAALAAFGEVHVLINNAGVLRDRMFISLSEEDWDMVMRVHLKGHYCLANILGRRWRDLAKAGTPVDARIINTSSGAGLQGSVGQSNYSAAKGGIAALTLVQAAELARYGVTANALAPAARTSMTESAMPDMVKKPEDGSFDAWAAENVAPLVVWLGSPASAHVSGQIFESQGGRISLGDGWRTGITRDKGAMWQVEEIGAAVDAILAEAPKAQKVWGS; translated from the coding sequence ATGGCTATGTGTGCAGACCGCACCGTGATCATCACCGGGGCCGGCGGCGGCCTGGGGCGCGCCTACGCCTTGGCGTTCGCCGCGCAAGGGGCCAATGTGCTGGTCAACGATATTCGCGCCGAGGCCGCAGAAGACGTGGCGGGGGAGATCCGTGCCAACGGTGGCCAGGCGATTGCCAACAGCGACGACATCACCACCCTGGCCACCGCGCAGCACATCGTCGATGCGGCATTGGCGGCGTTCGGTGAAGTGCATGTGCTGATCAACAACGCCGGGGTCTTGCGCGACCGAATGTTCATCAGCCTCAGTGAAGAGGACTGGGACATGGTCATGCGCGTCCACCTCAAGGGCCATTACTGCCTGGCCAACATCCTCGGCCGCCGCTGGCGCGACCTGGCCAAGGCCGGTACGCCGGTCGACGCGCGGATCATCAACACCAGCTCCGGCGCCGGCCTGCAGGGTTCGGTGGGGCAGTCGAACTATTCGGCGGCCAAGGGCGGCATCGCTGCGCTGACTCTGGTGCAAGCGGCGGAACTGGCCCGCTACGGCGTCACCGCCAACGCGCTGGCACCGGCCGCACGCACCTCGATGACCGAGAGCGCCATGCCCGACATGGTGAAAAAACCCGAGGACGGCAGCTTCGACGCCTGGGCCGCCGAAAACGTTGCGCCGTTGGTGGTGTGGTTGGGCAGTCCGGCATCGGCCCACGTCAGCGGCCAGATCTTCGAAAGCCAGGGCGGGCGAATCTCCCTCGGCGACGGCTGGCGCACCGGCATCACCCGTGACAAGGGCGCGATGTGGCAGGTTGAAGAAATCGGCGCGGCAGTGGACGCAATCCTCGCCGAGGCGCCCAAGGCGCAGAAAGTCTGGGGGAGTTGA
- a CDS encoding acyl-CoA dehydrogenase family protein, which yields MDFTFNDDQLAFREAIGRFLMTEAAPEMLREIWETDAGRSRELRNKIAEQGLTALSVPEAEGGLGMDDVAWALMTQELGYYAIPDSLADTAYVATGLLADLPAQHPARADLLPLIADGSLRMAISHPVNALVSDAQLAEVLILTHGDEIHVVSRAEVEVDNHLSIDASRRLGQVTWTPSSATCIAKGEQGRALQERLLDRGALSVAGQLLGLAQRMLDLSVDYVAQRKQFGKPIGSFQAVKHHLADVARYIEQAKPVLYRAAHALARGDVNAGVRVSQARLAANEASWIAARKGIQVHGAMGYTWEVDLQMFMKRTWALDASWGDRGFHKTRVSDYLFADATGLAPGHTFED from the coding sequence ATGGACTTCACTTTTAACGATGACCAGTTGGCGTTCCGCGAAGCCATCGGTCGTTTCCTGATGACCGAAGCTGCCCCGGAAATGCTCCGGGAAATCTGGGAAACCGATGCCGGGCGCTCCCGGGAGCTGCGCAACAAGATCGCCGAGCAGGGCTTGACCGCCTTGTCGGTGCCCGAGGCCGAAGGCGGCCTGGGCATGGACGATGTGGCCTGGGCGCTGATGACCCAGGAGCTGGGCTACTACGCGATTCCCGACTCCCTCGCCGACACCGCCTATGTCGCCACCGGCTTGCTCGCCGACCTGCCTGCGCAGCATCCGGCCCGTGCCGATCTGTTGCCACTGATAGCCGACGGCAGCTTGCGCATGGCGATCAGTCATCCGGTCAATGCCCTGGTCAGCGACGCACAACTGGCCGAAGTATTGATCCTTACTCACGGCGATGAGATCCATGTGGTGTCGCGCGCCGAAGTCGAAGTGGACAACCACCTGAGTATCGATGCCTCGCGGCGCCTGGGCCAAGTGACCTGGACGCCGTCGTCGGCGACCTGCATTGCCAAGGGCGAACAGGGCCGCGCCTTGCAGGAACGCCTGCTGGATCGGGGGGCGCTGTCGGTGGCCGGGCAACTGCTGGGGTTGGCGCAGCGCATGCTCGACCTGTCGGTGGATTACGTGGCCCAGCGCAAACAGTTCGGCAAGCCGATCGGCAGTTTCCAGGCGGTCAAGCATCACCTGGCCGATGTGGCCCGTTACATCGAACAGGCAAAACCGGTGCTGTACCGCGCCGCCCATGCGCTGGCCCGGGGTGATGTCAACGCGGGCGTGCGGGTTTCGCAAGCGCGCCTGGCAGCCAATGAGGCGAGCTGGATCGCAGCGCGCAAAGGCATCCAGGTGCACGGTGCGATGGGGTACACCTGGGAAGTCGATTTGCAGATGTTCATGAAGCGCACCTGGGCTCTCGATGCGTCCTGGGGCGACCGCGGCTTTCACAAAACCCGTGTCAGCGACTACCTGTTCGCCGACGCCACCGGCCTTGCGCCGGGGCATACTTTCGAGGATTGA
- a CDS encoding helix-turn-helix transcriptional regulator — protein sequence MQSHMPNAQVLAQMGLELAEYERIIGNIYEAAMNTRCLSDSLREIRALFKANFVTLILRVQDEPLLSPMVVAGDVELGQGGINHYAYYAKSTLFEGLPTDTVFTIDELMSEAEWASSAFYLLYCQPYDCYHMLGADIRMPDGGTVRFRINRPQGQPAFSDTERAMCAMLLPHLRRTLHMYSQLDRSESLGSLYSQTISRLAVATIVLDENGSVVQLNPVAREILDSQDGLKVVGGRLEATYPSDNRELSRLVRNAFQRARQGAARGVQVAEATSISRPSGQVSLGVVVELIPSRDLLEGNGKPTVVVYVRDAVSKSLVSTVLTSQLYNLTPAETALALELANGLSLEEASELLNIRRNTARAHLRSIFSKTGVRRQTELVRIMLNSVVALGAPQPAAVRL from the coding sequence ATGCAAAGTCACATGCCCAATGCACAGGTCCTGGCGCAAATGGGCCTGGAGCTGGCCGAGTACGAACGGATTATCGGCAACATCTACGAAGCGGCGATGAATACTCGCTGCCTGAGCGACTCGTTGCGCGAGATCCGCGCATTGTTCAAGGCCAATTTCGTTACCCTGATCCTGCGGGTCCAGGACGAGCCGCTGTTGTCACCGATGGTGGTTGCCGGTGATGTCGAACTGGGGCAGGGCGGGATTAACCATTATGCCTACTACGCCAAATCCACCCTGTTCGAAGGCTTGCCCACCGACACCGTGTTCACCATCGATGAACTGATGAGCGAGGCCGAGTGGGCCAGTTCGGCGTTTTACCTGCTGTACTGCCAACCCTACGATTGCTACCACATGCTCGGTGCCGATATCCGCATGCCGGATGGCGGCACGGTGCGCTTTCGGATCAATCGACCACAGGGTCAGCCAGCTTTCAGTGACACCGAGCGGGCCATGTGCGCCATGTTGTTGCCGCACCTGCGCCGGACCTTGCACATGTATTCGCAGCTCGACCGCAGTGAGTCCCTCGGCAGTCTGTATTCGCAGACGATCAGCCGCCTCGCGGTGGCGACCATCGTGCTTGATGAAAACGGCAGCGTGGTGCAACTCAATCCCGTGGCCCGGGAGATTCTCGACAGTCAGGACGGCCTCAAGGTGGTGGGCGGCCGGCTGGAGGCAACCTACCCCAGTGACAATCGCGAGTTGTCGCGGCTTGTGCGCAACGCCTTTCAGCGTGCCAGGCAGGGCGCCGCCAGGGGCGTGCAGGTGGCCGAGGCGACGTCGATTTCCCGTCCTTCCGGACAGGTCAGCCTGGGGGTTGTGGTGGAGTTGATTCCCTCCCGGGATCTGCTCGAAGGCAACGGCAAGCCGACGGTGGTGGTGTATGTGCGCGATGCGGTGAGCAAGTCGCTGGTGAGTACGGTGTTGACGTCGCAACTGTACAACCTGACTCCGGCGGAAACCGCACTGGCCCTGGAACTGGCCAACGGTCTGTCGTTGGAGGAAGCCTCGGAACTGCTCAATATCCGCCGCAACACCGCGCGGGCGCACCTGCGTTCGATCTTTTCCAAGACCGGCGTACGGCGCCAGACCGAGCTGGTGCGGATCATGCTCAACAGCGTGGTGGCGCTGGGGGCGCCGCAGCCGGCTGCGGTCCGGCTGTGA
- a CDS encoding MaoC family dehydratase produces MSHVFSSAQALLAAEGLDLGHTEWVTIDQQRIDLFAEATSDHQWIHVDPVRAASGPFGACIAHGYLTQSLANLFMPQLMTIENMAMGVNYGSDRVRFPAPVKVDSRVRGSGQIIRCETLGDAVQLVVRMTMEVEGQARPGCVIDTISRYTFNPISE; encoded by the coding sequence ATGAGTCACGTTTTCAGCAGTGCCCAGGCCTTGCTGGCGGCCGAGGGCCTGGACCTGGGCCATACCGAATGGGTGACCATCGACCAGCAACGCATCGATCTGTTCGCCGAAGCCACCAGTGATCACCAGTGGATTCATGTCGATCCGGTGCGCGCCGCCAGCGGTCCGTTTGGCGCCTGCATTGCCCACGGTTACCTGACCCAGTCCCTGGCCAATCTGTTCATGCCGCAGCTGATGACCATTGAAAACATGGCCATGGGCGTCAACTACGGCAGCGACCGGGTGCGCTTCCCGGCACCGGTCAAGGTCGATTCGCGAGTGCGCGGCAGCGGCCAGATCATCCGCTGCGAAACACTGGGCGACGCCGTGCAACTGGTGGTGCGCATGACCATGGAAGTCGAGGGCCAGGCGCGCCCGGGCTGCGTGATCGACACCATCAGCCGCTACACCTTCAACCCCATTTCCGAGTGA
- a CDS encoding acetyl-CoA C-acyltransferase gives MDLNEVVIVATARTALAKSFRGSFNDTEAPVLGGHVVRAVVERAGIEPADVEDVIMGAAVQQGTQAYNIGRLCAYTGGLPDSVAGMALDRMCASGLMSIGVAAKGIMTGEMSIAIGGGVESLSLTQTKHKNSFRAQSEAVLQVMPSAYIPMIETAEIVSRRYGISRAAQDEYSLQSQLRTAAAQRDGLFDDEIVGLSVDKLLFAADGQPNGHERVQVLRDECNRPNTRLEDLAGLKPVWKDGKWVAQGEFVTAGNASQFSDGAAASLLMSRAEAKRRGLTPLGIYRGIAVGGCAPEEMGIGPVIAIPKLLKRFGLGVADIGLWEINEAFASQVLHCRDALQIPADRLNVNGGAIAIGHPFGMSGARMVGHALLEGRRRGVRYVVIAMCIGGGMGAAGLFELP, from the coding sequence ATGGACCTGAATGAAGTTGTCATCGTCGCCACCGCCCGTACCGCGTTGGCCAAGTCGTTTCGCGGATCGTTCAACGATACCGAGGCCCCGGTGCTGGGCGGCCATGTGGTGCGCGCGGTGGTCGAGCGCGCCGGCATCGAGCCGGCTGACGTCGAGGATGTGATCATGGGCGCAGCGGTGCAGCAGGGCACCCAGGCCTACAACATCGGTCGACTCTGCGCCTACACCGGCGGTTTGCCGGACAGCGTGGCGGGCATGGCCCTGGACCGGATGTGCGCCTCGGGCCTGATGAGTATCGGCGTGGCGGCCAAGGGCATCATGACCGGCGAGATGAGCATCGCCATCGGCGGCGGCGTGGAGTCGCTGTCGCTGACCCAGACCAAACACAAGAACAGCTTCCGCGCGCAGTCCGAAGCCGTGCTGCAGGTGATGCCCAGCGCCTATATCCCGATGATCGAAACCGCCGAAATCGTCTCGCGCCGCTATGGCATCAGCCGCGCCGCCCAGGATGAGTATTCGCTGCAAAGCCAACTGCGCACCGCTGCCGCCCAGCGCGACGGACTGTTCGACGACGAAATCGTCGGCCTGAGCGTCGACAAGCTGCTGTTTGCCGCCGATGGCCAGCCCAATGGCCATGAACGCGTGCAGGTCCTGCGTGACGAGTGCAACCGGCCCAATACGCGCCTGGAAGACCTGGCCGGATTGAAACCGGTGTGGAAGGACGGCAAATGGGTCGCACAGGGCGAGTTCGTCACCGCCGGCAACGCCTCGCAATTCTCCGACGGCGCCGCGGCCAGCCTGCTGATGAGCCGCGCCGAGGCCAAGCGCCGCGGATTGACACCGCTGGGCATCTACCGCGGCATTGCCGTGGGCGGCTGCGCGCCAGAGGAAATGGGTATCGGCCCGGTGATTGCGATTCCCAAGCTGCTCAAGCGCTTTGGCCTTGGGGTAGCGGACATCGGTCTGTGGGAGATCAACGAGGCCTTCGCCAGCCAGGTGTTGCATTGCCGCGATGCACTGCAGATCCCGGCGGATCGCCTGAACGTCAATGGCGGAGCGATTGCCATCGGGCACCCCTTCGGCATGTCCGGTGCGCGGATGGTCGGCCACGCCTTGCTGGAAGGTCGACGTCGCGGTGTGCGCTATGTGGTGATTGCCATGTGCATCGGTGGCGGCATGGGCGCCGCAGGACTGTTCGAACTGCCGTGA
- a CDS encoding acetyl-CoA C-acetyltransferase yields the protein MAQAYIVDALRSPTGKRKGALSEIHAIDLGAHVLKALVERNVIPAEDYDDVIFGCVDTIGSQAGDIARTSWLAAGLPLTVPGTTVDRQCGSSQQALHFAAQAVMSGTQDVVAVGGVQTMTRIPISSAMLAGQPLGFADPFSGSVGWRARFGQQPVNQFYAAQRIADHWQISREQMEAFALQSHERALAAIASGRFAREIVSCQGLAVDETPRHSSLAKMAELQPVDPQFPSITAAVSSQTCDASAALLVVSEAALKRYDLTPRARIHHLTVLGDDPIWHLTAPIAATRRALAKSGLSMADIDRVEINEAFASVVMAWAKELDYDPARTNVNGGAIALGHPLGATGARLMTTLLNELECSGGRYGLQTMCEGGGQANVTIIERL from the coding sequence ATGGCACAGGCCTACATTGTTGATGCACTGCGCAGCCCCACCGGCAAGCGCAAGGGCGCATTGAGCGAGATCCACGCGATTGACCTGGGCGCCCATGTGCTCAAGGCGCTGGTGGAGCGCAATGTGATCCCGGCTGAAGACTACGACGACGTGATATTCGGTTGCGTCGACACCATCGGCTCCCAGGCCGGCGACATTGCCCGCACCAGTTGGCTGGCCGCCGGCTTGCCGCTGACCGTGCCTGGCACCACAGTCGATCGCCAGTGCGGTTCGTCGCAACAGGCGCTGCACTTTGCCGCGCAGGCGGTGATGAGCGGCACCCAGGATGTGGTGGCGGTGGGCGGGGTGCAGACCATGACCCGGATCCCCATCTCCTCGGCGATGCTCGCCGGCCAGCCTCTGGGCTTTGCCGATCCGTTCTCGGGCAGCGTTGGCTGGCGCGCACGATTCGGCCAGCAGCCGGTGAACCAGTTTTATGCCGCGCAACGGATTGCCGATCACTGGCAGATCAGCCGCGAGCAAATGGAAGCCTTTGCTTTGCAAAGCCACGAACGCGCCCTGGCGGCCATCGCCAGTGGGCGCTTTGCCCGGGAAATCGTCAGCTGTCAGGGCCTGGCGGTGGATGAAACGCCGCGTCACAGCAGCCTGGCGAAGATGGCCGAATTGCAGCCGGTGGACCCGCAGTTCCCGTCGATCACCGCTGCCGTGTCCAGCCAGACCTGCGACGCCTCGGCGGCGCTGCTGGTGGTGTCCGAAGCGGCACTCAAGCGTTACGACCTGACGCCACGGGCGCGGATTCATCACTTGACGGTGCTTGGTGACGATCCGATCTGGCACCTCACCGCTCCGATTGCCGCCACCCGCCGAGCCTTGGCCAAGAGCGGCCTGAGCATGGCCGACATCGACCGCGTGGAGATCAACGAAGCTTTTGCCTCGGTGGTCATGGCCTGGGCCAAGGAACTGGATTACGACCCGGCACGCACCAACGTCAACGGCGGCGCGATTGCCCTCGGCCATCCGTTGGGGGCAACCGGCGCCCGGCTCATGACCACGCTGCTCAACGAACTCGAATGCAGCGGTGGTCGCTACGGCCTGCAAACCATGTGTGAAGGCGGCGGCCAGGCCAACGTGACCATCATCGAACGTCTGTAA
- a CDS encoding SDR family oxidoreductase, with product MKQAPPYVPGHQLLAGKSVLITAAAGAGIGYSAARRSAEEGCRALMISDVHARRLEEAVERLKAETGLQAIYGQLCNVTVEDEVQALVAAAEEALGGVDVLINNAGLGGQKRVVEMSDEEWLRVLDVTLTGTFRMTRAMLPHMQRRGAGAIVNNASVLGWRAQKEQAHYAAAKAGVMALTRCSALEAAEFGVRINAVSPSIALHDFLKKASSEELLESLAGREAFGRAAEVWEVANVMMFLASDYASYMVGEVLSVSSQQA from the coding sequence GTGAAACAAGCCCCCCCTTATGTTCCCGGCCATCAATTGCTGGCCGGCAAGTCGGTGTTGATTACCGCTGCTGCCGGTGCCGGTATCGGTTATTCGGCGGCTCGCCGCAGTGCTGAGGAAGGCTGTCGGGCGCTGATGATTTCCGATGTGCATGCGCGGCGCCTCGAAGAGGCGGTGGAGCGCCTCAAGGCCGAGACCGGTTTGCAGGCGATTTATGGCCAGCTGTGCAATGTCACCGTCGAAGACGAAGTCCAGGCCCTGGTGGCTGCCGCCGAAGAGGCGTTGGGCGGGGTCGATGTGCTGATCAACAACGCGGGCTTGGGTGGTCAAAAGCGCGTGGTTGAGATGAGCGACGAAGAGTGGCTGCGGGTGCTGGATGTGACCTTGACCGGCACCTTCCGCATGACCCGGGCGATGCTGCCGCACATGCAGCGTCGCGGCGCCGGGGCCATCGTCAACAACGCCTCGGTGCTCGGTTGGCGGGCCCAGAAGGAACAGGCCCATTACGCCGCCGCCAAGGCCGGGGTGATGGCGCTGACCCGCTGCAGCGCACTGGAAGCCGCCGAGTTCGGCGTGCGCATCAACGCGGTATCGCCCTCGATTGCGCTGCACGATTTCCTCAAGAAAGCCTCCAGCGAAGAGTTGCTCGAAAGCCTCGCCGGGCGCGAGGCGTTCGGTCGCGCCGCTGAAGTCTGGGAAGTGGCCAACGTGATGATGTTCCTGGCCAGTGACTATGCCTCCTACATGGTCGGCGAAGTGCTGTCCGTCAGTTCCCAACAAGCGTGA